GCCAGCACAGAGACTGAGTCAGAGGTGAGAGGCCACAGTGACAGACGACTCAGTCGGAAAATGAAACCGTCAGATTATACTGTTGGCGAGATTGGGAAATGCCTATGTATCCTTAAACACAGGACCAATGGCAACAAAATGATCTACTCATCTCTTACTCTATTGAACGCCGTACAGAGAACCAGCAGTTGGAATAAGACATAATTACAATACTAAATAACATGTTCTCAGACATTGTCAATAGTGTGTCCATATTTACCCCGATCCCTCgctctttttctctccatctctctctgtctctctctctctctctctctctctctctctctctctctctctctctctctctctctctctctctccatcagagTCTGGCAGATGAGTTTCTGGATGGCCAGCTGTCTCTGGACTCGTTCCTTGACCGCTtcctctccctccgctccctcGCTCACAAAAGACGAGTGCGGATAGAGAAACTGCAGGAGATCCTGCGCCAGAAGAAGGAGACCGCCGCCGTTGACGCCGGCTCCATGACATCACAAACAAGCGCCAATCAGGACCCAGCGACAACACAGTCATCGCCAtggaatcatcatcatcatcatcatcaagctCCTCAGCAACAACAACCGCAGCAGAATTCCAATCCCAACAATCACTCTAGCTTCCAAAACCCCTCTTCCCAAAATGGCCCTGGCTCCGCCCTACCTTACGCCCCTTACCCTGTCTCCCCTCCTAACCCGACAGCCACTTCCGCAGGACCAGGCCCGTCCATTCCCCCAGGTCAATTTCCTCCCTATCCCAGCCCCGGCTCACCTTTCACCTCAGCGGCGAGCTACTCAGCCCGTCCCGCTTTCGGGCCTCCGGCCAATGCCTGCCCGTACCCCACCCAGCCCACGTTCCCTGGCGTCCCCGGCTCAGGGTCTGCGTTCGGGCAGTACAGTGCCCCCTACCCTTCTGCGTACCCTTACGGTGGGATTGAGGGGTATAGCTACCCCACGGGCCCTGCTCTGCCCAACTCTCAGTCCCCCACAGGCAGGCCATTGTACAGGCCCGGGTTTGGAGTGCCACAGCCCTACTCCTGAACCTCCCTCTGCTCTCACCTCGTCACTCCTCTCCCACCACACattctccagtctctccctcattttgctctctcgatctctctctttctctctctctttctttctctctttctttctctctctctctttctctctttctttctctctctctctttctctctctttctctttctctctttctttttctctctctctctctttctgtctctttctctttctttctttattttctctcgctctctctctttctttctctctcttctcctcccctcctgtcattCTCAAGTGCATAACTGTCTCAGGACCTCCCCTTGTGTTCCAATGTGTTGTTAGAAACACTCTCCCATTGGCTGTCGGGCCccttcactctcccctctctctcctcctattggCTGCCGGCCCTttcactcttctccctccctttgtGGAATACTGAGCCAATCAACGATACTTTGGCCACGTACGTTTCAGATAGAAATGGAGCTGACGTGACTCcttattctacatgtcagagagtcATGTTCTACATAAAATAGATCTAGACATGTATTCCTTATCGCTGGTTTCACCCCGTAGCACAAGTCCCTTGTGGCACTGTACGGTATACGCATTGGAGTACATTTGACTTGTTCTAACACCCATATCATTCTACACCGATGTCAGATGACATGTGTTGATCATATTCGTTCGTACATGATGATGTTAACTTAATACCCACCCGAGCCAAAACGTTTTACAGGTGCAGTTCTGTTCAGGGATTCTGTTGTccctgtaaatgtaaatgtaaactgtcttTGTCGCTCTTCGTTCTGGTTAGGAAGTACATAAGACAATACTAAAGAAGGAAAATCCCATGAAATCATAGCAACTCTAGGACCTGTCCATGCAGtcgtattcattatgatctaaaaggctaaactgatcctatatCAGTACTCTTACTCTGAGCGGCTTTATGAATGCGGGCCCTGATCAGTGGTCATTTTGGAGACTTCAATAACCCTATCTTCTTTCTTGTTCACCTGGCTCTGCATGTATGATGTTTGTTTCTATGCCAAATCTGGACATctttacaggtgtaggatcttagtTTGATccgtttctcacagcaggaaaataatcctgcagcaaaatGACGTGTGGATTATAATGGATGTTTTTGTAGGGTTCGATAAATTGTCAAGGCAAATGAAGTCTGAAATGAATAACTTAAGACAGTTTTCCACCTTGAATACACTATAAGTTTGAATTTTCTGCTGTGCAGGAAATTTCCTGCAACAACAGTGTGATCaagttaagatcctacatctgcatGTCTTACAAGTTTAGCTTCCAAgtctttttttcttttcttgacaggatgttttggttggttggtttaggTGTTTTGATGCCTATTGACAATGACGTCATTGTTTACAGAATCATATCTGTATTCTCTGTCGAATCATgcctgtttctcttctctctgatctctccgTTTTCTTACTTCACACTCTGTTTTTTTTCGTCTCTTCCCCCACGAGGCTCCCTTGGCGTTAAACTCGCCTCTTGTCTTTCTCACCTCACTCTCTATTTCACCCCCTCTCCATAATCTGCCAGTCGACATGAACTGATGCTTGACAATGAATACAATGAGGAAATAGTTTATTTCTGTAAGTTCACTTTCAATGAGAATAATATAATGTCATTTGTACAAATGATTAAAGAGCTGTGATCAATAACATGTGACATGACATTAAAACAAGGGATTGATAGATTGCtccccaaatggaaccctattccctcagggctctggtcaaaagtagtgcactacatagggaagtgggtgccatttgggacccgtCTGCCTGCTTTGGCTCAGAAAGCACAAGAGGAGAGAGCTGTTACCCGAGGGGGGGTTCTACAGAGATTCATACCGCCTTCACTACGACTCATACAGCATTCATAGACTCGTGTTAAAGTCGTGAGCTCCACAACCTTAATCGGTGGTCTTCAACAGAGCATTACTACATTGGTTGTCATCATGCCCCTATGAAGGTGTTATGAAGCTTCTGTTTTAGTTATGTAGGGCTTCTTCATCAGGTTAACTGGTTGGACTGACTGGTGACGTCTACGACCAGGGGGCAATGTCTTAATGGGATTGTCTCACTACAACTggcccaaatagcaccctacccCTTACAAaaattcactacttttgaccagagcccctgtGGGCAGAGAATGGTGTTCCGTTTGGGAGACAAGCCTAACTCCATATTTAAGGAAGAAAAGATGAGTCCGAAATTGGGTTTTAGAAGCCCAACAGGAGATATGCAGCATAAATAAGGGGGACATAAAAATACAAGCTTGGAGCTTGTTTTAAGTTTCTTATTTTTTTGTGTGAATATTAATTAAATACTGAACTTGATCTAAGAGGGCTGTGTTCTGACTCGAAATTTGAatgataaaaaaaaaagttttatctACTTATCTTTTCTCTGGTGTTGGGAGAAAATACAAATACCACGATAACTGCCTGACGTGGGGTGAAAGTTAGTTTTGCCTGTTACTCCCAATTGCTTCAAGATGAATTCAATCGGATAGAACTTGATAAGAGTTCAATTGATTTGTTCTGAAAGGGCGTGGGCCTTGCTCGTTTTGTCTCGAACAGAGTTTACTATCAGGCCTTCGTTCCCCCTCGCTGATTGTGATGATCTTTTTCTGATGTGGGCCGAGAAGACCTaaccagggagaagagagagagagggagagagagagagagcgacggacCTCTGCAGGGAAAGGAGGCCACTGAAATACTAGGTGACTTCAGTGGAGGAAAAACTCCCACCTAACCTATCAAATATTCCTACTCAGTGATTATTGTCATCAATCAATTGTTGTGGAACGATTTCTGTAGCTGTAgtctataatatacagtacagtaggtgtaTGTAGGCTCAATTGTACATTTACTGATAGACAAATATCATCCAAATTCATACTGTTACAGAacgattttaaaaaatgtgagaaatgtagatttttttttgttttgtttaacaactaggaggaggaggggaaagcgGGATGGTCCTAGGTTTTGAATATTGAGTCAAAGTACGGAGAGAAGTGTCTcatagagaaaggaagaggagggcAATTTTTTTACGGGGCTTTCTACACATCTACGGCTCGGTAAACCAGAGACTGAAGATGAGAGAAAACGAGAGcaaaagagggagggaatggaCGGGTGTGAACGAACAGAAAACATGAGTAATGGTTGAATTAAGAAAAGAAAACAttaagtacagtgccttcagaaagcgtTCACACCCACACGACTTTTTCGacattttgttctgttacagcctgaattttaaattAATTAAATGTTGACTTTTAGTCACTGGCCTATaaacaatacctcataatgtcaaaatatatatatatatgtgtattttttttaaacaaattagtaaaaattgaaaagctgaaatttcttgaatcaataagtattgaacccctttgttatgacaaacCTAAAttaattcaggagtaaaaatgtgctgaaCAAGTCCCATACGTTGCATTCACTCAttgtgtgtgcaataatagtgtttgacATGATATTTGaaggactacctcatctctgtgccccagacattcaattatctgtaaggtccctcagtcgagcagtaactttcaaacacagattcaaccacaaagaccagggaggttttccaatgcctcgcaaagatgggcacctatagatagatgggtaacatttttttttaaaacagacattgaatatcccgttgaacatggtgaagttattaaatacactttggatggtgcatcaataTACTCAGTCTCTTCaaagatacaggcttccttcctaactcagttgctgttGACATGAAGGAAACCACTCGgattttcaccatgaggccaatagtgacttaaaaacagttacagagttacaggctgtgaaaggagaaaactgaagatggataaACATTGCAGttgctccacaatactaacttaatatttcaaaacatgcatttgcaacaaggcactaaagtaatactggggAAAAAATGGAATAGCgatgaactttttgtcctgaacacaaattgttatgtttggggaaaatccaatacaacacattactgagtacgactcttcatattttcaaacatagttgtggctgtatcatgttatgagtatgcttgtatTTGACTGAGGcggttttcaggataaaaaaaaaggAACGgagtggagctaagcacaggcgaaatcctagaggaaaacctggtttggtctgctttccaccagacactgggagatgaattcacctttcagcagaacaataaccttaaacacaaggctaaatctacactggagttgcttatcaagaagacagtgaatgttcttgagtgaccGAGTTACAGCTTTgatttaaatctacttgaaaatctatggcaagacctgaaaatggttgtctagcaatgatcaacaaccaatttgacagcatgaagaattttgaaagactctcagctctaattgctgccaaaggtgcttttaacaaagtattgattcaggggtgtggatacttatgtaaatgagatatttctgtatttaattttttataaattagaaACAATTTCTAAACACACGTTTTCACTTGGTCcttatcgggtattgtgtgtagatggctgaaaTAAAAATTAATTGTCCATTTTGAATTtctgctgtaacacaacaaaatgtagaacaagtcaaggggtataCATATTTCCTGAAAGCACTGTAGGATAACAaagaacata
This sequence is a window from Oncorhynchus gorbuscha isolate QuinsamMale2020 ecotype Even-year linkage group LG17, OgorEven_v1.0, whole genome shotgun sequence. Protein-coding genes within it:
- the LOC124001754 gene encoding vacuolar protein sorting-associated protein 37C-like translates to MDKLQDLSQSELEDLLDNTERVESMALESDEIQNIQLEREMALASNRNLAEQNLDMKPRLERQREHLVEIYSELEGVREIYRQHCDQKDGIMGQVSPEGLFSRLQTEGASTETESESLADEFLDGQLSLDSFLDRFLSLRSLAHKRRVRIEKLQEILRQKKETAAVDAGSMTSQTSANQDPATTQSSPWNHHHHHHQAPQQQQPQQNSNPNNHSSFQNPSSQNGPGSALPYAPYPVSPPNPTATSAGPGPSIPPGQFPPYPSPGSPFTSAASYSARPAFGPPANACPYPTQPTFPGVPGSGSAFGQYSAPYPSAYPYGGIEGYSYPTGPALPNSQSPTGRPLYRPGFGVPQPYS